From a region of the Bacteroidales bacterium genome:
- a CDS encoding histidinol-phosphatase, translating into MSKTKLLFVSLLVLGVTVVKAQTDNGVVRMDEFRNPTKREIINIPDVNGYQTLKCDFHTHTVFSDGHVWPNVRVQEAWKEGLDVLAITDHIEYTPHSEDVAVDHNRSYELAEDMASERNIVFIKGTEITRNTPPGHFNALYIGDASGYIEDNDSDKDKNAVLKAANQDAFIFWNHPGWKVNQVEGSYEWIDFIDELYNEDRVHGIEVFNGFSFYKNALDWCVDKDLTVMGTSDIHNLVEHDYDLDNELIRRTMTLVFAEEKTPASVREALEEGRTVAWASKYLAGKEEHVRDLFHACVETGAYYPSGDGGNGEGSNYYEIRNKSDLYFEMELKSGDATQKITLQPGSSQIITANGDQESLTYEVVNAYVRSDKHLIVDIGLN; encoded by the coding sequence ATGTCCAAAACTAAATTATTATTCGTATCGCTCCTGGTATTAGGCGTAACAGTGGTAAAAGCACAAACCGATAATGGGGTTGTGCGGATGGATGAATTCCGGAATCCCACGAAGCGGGAAATTATCAATATCCCGGATGTTAACGGGTATCAAACGTTGAAATGTGATTTTCATACGCATACCGTATTTTCCGACGGCCATGTATGGCCTAATGTAAGGGTTCAGGAGGCCTGGAAAGAAGGTTTGGATGTGCTTGCTATCACTGATCATATTGAGTATACGCCACATTCGGAAGACGTGGCTGTTGATCACAACAGATCCTACGAATTGGCAGAGGATATGGCGTCTGAACGCAATATTGTTTTTATTAAAGGAACAGAAATAACACGGAATACACCCCCGGGACATTTCAATGCGCTTTATATTGGTGATGCATCCGGATATATCGAAGACAATGACAGTGATAAAGACAAAAATGCTGTTTTAAAAGCTGCTAACCAGGATGCTTTTATTTTCTGGAACCACCCAGGGTGGAAAGTTAACCAGGTAGAGGGTTCTTACGAATGGATCGACTTCATTGATGAACTATATAATGAAGATAGGGTGCATGGAATAGAGGTTTTTAACGGTTTTTCTTTTTATAAAAATGCGCTTGACTGGTGTGTGGATAAGGATCTAACAGTAATGGGGACCTCAGATATTCATAACCTCGTAGAACATGACTATGATCTTGATAACGAACTCATTCGTCGCACCATGACATTGGTTTTTGCAGAAGAAAAAACGCCTGCTTCGGTAAGAGAAGCCCTGGAGGAAGGTCGGACTGTTGCCTGGGCAAGCAAATATCTCGCCGGAAAAGAGGAGCATGTAAGGGATTTATTTCATGCTTGTGTTGAAACAGGGGCCTACTATCCTTCCGGAGATGGCGGTAATGGAGAGGGTTCCAATTATTATGAGATCAGGAATAAAAGTGACTTATATTTTGAAATGGAACTGAAATCAGGTGACGCAACACAAAAGATCACCCTGCAGCCGGGTTCATCTCAGATTATTACTGCCAACGGAGACCAGGAGAGCCTGACTTACGAAGTGGTTAATGCATATGTTAGAAGCGATAAACATCTTATCGTGGATATCGGATTAAATTGA